AATCACACTGAGAAAGAACCCATAGGGGAGCTTGGCAAGATGGGAATACCAAAACTGCTTCAAACTGTAAGTTATCTTCATGGCCTCCTTCCAGTATACTTTCAAATCTCACTTCCACTATTATCTTTAGCTTCATCTTGAGTCCTTCAGTTTTCTCTTCCATGAGGACCACCCGATATTTCAGGAATCAATTCTGTTGCATATCCCTTCATGGAAGATACACACCACAGGGGCTCAAATCCCACCACCTTTACTGTCCTTTCCTGGGAAATCTATAGCACTACTTCATTAGATAACTCCTACTGATATAGGAGCCATCATCATATTTTCTTTCCAGTACTTAGACTACAGGAAGAAACTGTGAAAGCCCTCTAAACTTCCTACACTGAACTCCTACACCACCTTTCTCATTTCTTCCAAGATCAGCGTCATGGCAACTAGCgcttctcttcttccctttgtaAGCCGATGAATTGGTTTAGAGGCACTCGATTACCAAGGCTCTTTATGTGCCTTCCTCTAAATAAAGTTGTGCTGCTCCAAAAAGCCTGAAAGGTTTCAGCAAGTGCTGAATAAACTAAGTAGTTCATGTATAAATAATATATCAGCTATCACTACATATTTAATGGATGCATCACAAACATATTTTTAGATGGCCTAGGTTAGTCAGAATGACTCTGGCATCTACTTCCCATATAAGTGACTCCAGTTTCACAGTTCTGTGTCCATCTGGAACACCTACTTGGATATGGCCTTTTCATCACCGTTTCCAGTACAGCTTCACCGCTGCACAGGAGACCATCCCACTCCACAGGCTGATGGTGCTGGGATGACTTCAGGAAAAAGGTGCTATTTGGTATTCTTACACATCTCCTCCAGCACTTACCCACCCATCTCTTCTTAAAATGATTGTGGATTAGAGTTGTCAGTGTAAATGAGATTACACACCAATGATAGCTTCTACTTGACCCTATCCGGTGAAAACAGGGACACAACACAGGCATTTGAGAGTGTAGAAGTTGGTCACTGGGGAACCATGCATGAAAGCCACCTgccctgctggggacacagtcACATGGGCTACAACTCTAGAAATACAGTGATCAGAAGTTGGTGAGTGACAGGCCCTTTTATAACCAGCAAGTAATCAAACCgtcccccccccttctcccctcaCATCTTTTCCTCGCACAGGTGTCGGCCAGCCTGCGCAAAGCCACGGCTCTCGCCTCCCCACTCACTCCTCTTTGCGGTGAAGCTCCTCCTCGGACTCGCTGAGCCGCTGCTTCAAGGCGGCGATCATCTCCACCGCCACGTCCACCTGCCTGCTCAGGGCCCGCTCCCGCCGCTGCACCTCCTGCTTCTTCTGGGACAGCTGCACGAAAGCCGCCCGCACCTCCAGCAGCTCCGCCGTCTTCTGGGCCAGCTCTTTGGTAAGCTTGTCGATTCGCTTCTCGATTGTTTTGTCCACGGCCTCCACCATCCTGTTAAACTTCTCCCTGACGTGTGCCTCGAAGGAGGCTTTGGAGTCAGTGCCCGGGAGGCCGGGTTTGGAGATGTGCTCGCTGGGGGACTCGGCCGACACATAGTTTGCAACGTAGGAGACAGGCCGCTCGGCTTCCACCTCCAGAGCCTGCCCGCGCTTCTCGCAGGAGGCATCGCAGAAATTCAGGTAGGAGCCTTTTTGCTGCGCGGCACCGCCGGGGCTCCCCGGGCTGCCCTGGCCGGCGGGCTCCGGCGGGGAGATGAGCTCCGCGTCTTTCAGCGGGGAGAACAGGCTGCTCCTGCCCAGCAGGCTCCTCTCCTCGTAGCTGTGGCTGTACTCCAGGTGCGCCCGCAGGGACGCCAGGCTGCGGAACCGGCTGTGGTCGCCGCATCGCGGGCAGCGGAAGGGGAGGCAGAGGCTGACGCTGCCGAGCGGCTCCTGCCAGGGCTGCCTGCCTTCCTCCCGGGCCGCCCCGTGCATTCCTCGCCGGGCCCTGCGTGGGAGAAAAGATCCCGCGGTCACGCCCGCCCGGGGCAGCCCCGCCGGGAAACTTGGGAAACTTTCCCGGTGCCTTTTTTCAGGGGTATCGCGCCATCTCCGCCCGGCGCCCGGGCGAGGCACCCGCCGGCACGGCCAGCCGCAGGGCCCCGGCGACGCGACGCGGCTCCGCTCGCCGCAGCCGCCGCCTCCCGGGCCTCTGCGGGGCGGGGCAGAGCGGGGCACGGCCCCGGCTCGGCGCGCGCCTCCGCCGGCCGCAAGGTCGCCGCACTCACCCGACTTGTTGCTGGTGGCGGTGCCCGGTGGCGGTGCGGCGGGGGAGCCGTTTGCAGCACAGCCGTAAATCAGGCCGAGCGCGGCGCCGCCGCCACACGCTCTCGCCGCCCGGCCGccgcggggcgggacggggcggggctgcggggcggcacCGGCGGCAAGCGGGGACGGAGCGGGGGCCGCTCCTCTGCCGGGGAGCCGCCTGCTGCCCGCGCGGGACGGGGTGTTGCGAGGTCCTTGAGCGGTCTTATGGCTTTTTTATAAAAGCAgcgagccctgtggggctgaaggTTAAGGCAAAACTTTAAGCAGCCAGACAAGGCTGACACGTGCAAATAGGTATAGCCTGGCCTTGGCTTCTggtgtgtggttgttttgtttgttttttaatatagttAGTAGccaaaaatatacatatttaaatatgACCCTAATTTAGCCTCAGGATTTAGGGACGGGGAGTCAGGTGCTAACAGGATTTAAATTTTGAGTATGAGGAGTGGATGTTGCTGCCTATGGGCCCCCTCAGTATGGGAATGAGCTTTTTTTCAAAATACC
The sequence above is drawn from the Patagioenas fasciata isolate bPatFas1 chromosome 8, bPatFas1.hap1, whole genome shotgun sequence genome and encodes:
- the ZNF365 gene encoding protein ZNF365 isoform X1 — protein: MHGAAREEGRQPWQEPLGSVSLCLPFRCPRCGDHSRFRSLASLRAHLEYSHSYEERSLLGRSSLFSPLKDAELISPPEPAGQGSPGSPGGAAQQKGSYLNFCDASCEKRGQALEVEAERPVSYVANYVSAESPSEHISKPGLPGTDSKASFEAHVREKFNRMVEAVDKTIEKRIDKLTKELAQKTAELLEVRAAFVQLSQKKQEVQRRERALSRQVDVAVEMIAALKQRLSESEEELHRKEEEVVTFNHFLEEAAEKEVRGKARLQHFIENLLQRVDLAERQLEYYQNQQMVCNHVDVSEHVFTDISLNKKPRCLSQLNSKAKVSLDGWPAQRQRGSFLSYWLLVAVLRSHQEVPTVPVPAFYCYWCCVVLQSPWDVHSSQKVAMSTCIFQIPEPRKSTCFI
- the ZNF365 gene encoding protein ZNF365 isoform X2, with translation MHGAAREEGRQPWQEPLGSVSLCLPFRCPRCGDHSRFRSLASLRAHLEYSHSYEERSLLGRSSLFSPLKDAELISPPEPAGQGSPGSPGGAAQQKGSYLNFCDASCEKRGQALEVEAERPVSYVANYVSAESPSEHISKPGLPGTDSKASFEAHVREKFNRMVEAVDKTIEKRIDKLTKELAQKTAELLEVRAAFVQLSQKKQEVQRRERALSRQVDVAVEMIAALKQRLSESEEELHRKEEEVVTFNHFLEEAAEKEVRGKARLQHFIENLLQRVDLAERQLEYYQNQQMVCNHVDVSEHVFTDISLNKKPRCLSRGSQHASYNIPDTKPHSFQKGRILLKKAKDEKNSLQPVKCFYEPVDCPREIWRAQKKGEPVCSARKVSAKPKMGKKAKPL